One genomic window of Wolbachia endosymbiont (group B) of Eucosma cana includes the following:
- a CDS encoding Tol-Pal system protein TolB: MKLFVQLVLFISLFIPYSTKAVLYVDIKKSNIGNIDLVVSKCACKTEVESELSESITKVIETNLSNCGLFNVKRDAKVESWKSDTVVTVSLSEVSNRNLELSFRLSDSFTNRELLTQSVVFLAKDWRKISHLVSDLIHDRLIGEKGHFNTKITYIAEEKDSNYKSVRKIAVMNQDGSNIKYLTNGEKFVSTPRFSPNGKGIVYISYTNGKSYIILKNLKDNTESIISAFEGVISAPRFSPDGKSLFISHSLSGETNILSLDLNSKRTKKITKGSAISTSPSLSPDQKYMVFSSDISGSQQLYIIDFTKKSKKPKRISFGNGRYATPVWSPKGDLIAFTKIQSGKFYIGVMKPDGKEERLLSEGHKIESPAWLPNGREIIFTNAESPSNSKLYLVDLVKKNQKMVFTPTNASLPDWSYF; encoded by the coding sequence ATGAAGCTATTCGTTCAACTGGTGTTATTTATTTCGTTATTTATTCCTTATTCCACAAAAGCTGTTTTATATGTTGATATAAAAAAAAGCAATATTGGTAATATTGATCTTGTTGTATCTAAATGTGCATGCAAGACAGAAGTGGAAAGTGAGCTAAGTGAAAGCATCACAAAAGTAATTGAAACAAATCTATCTAATTGTGGCTTATTTAATGTGAAACGTGATGCGAAAGTTGAGTCTTGGAAAAGCGATACTGTAGTCACAGTAAGTTTAAGTGAAGTATCAAACAGAAATTTAGAGCTATCTTTTCGTTTATCTGACAGCTTTACAAACAGAGAATTGCTTACTCAGTCGGTTGTTTTTCTAGCAAAAGACTGGAGGAAAATTAGTCATCTTGTTTCAGATCTGATACATGATAGATTGATTGGTGAGAAAGGGCATTTCAATACAAAAATTACATATATCGCTGAAGAAAAAGATAGCAATTACAAATCCGTCCGTAAAATTGCTGTGATGAATCAAGATGGAAGTAATATAAAGTACTTAACAAATGGTGAGAAATTTGTGTCAACACCAAGATTTTCACCAAATGGAAAGGGTATTGTTTATATCTCATACACAAATGGTAAAAGTTATATAATATTAAAAAATTTAAAAGATAACACTGAATCAATAATCAGCGCATTTGAAGGAGTTATTTCTGCACCAAGATTTTCTCCTGATGGTAAATCTCTTTTTATTTCCCACTCATTGAGTGGTGAAACAAATATATTATCTCTAGACTTAAACAGTAAACGAACAAAAAAAATTACTAAAGGTTCAGCTATAAGTACTTCTCCCTCTTTGTCTCCAGATCAAAAGTACATGGTTTTTAGTTCTGATATAAGTGGAAGTCAGCAACTATATATCATAGATTTCACTAAAAAAAGCAAAAAACCCAAGAGAATTAGTTTTGGAAATGGAAGATATGCTACACCTGTTTGGTCGCCAAAAGGAGATCTGATAGCTTTTACAAAAATTCAGTCAGGAAAATTTTACATAGGAGTTATGAAGCCAGATGGCAAAGAAGAGCGCTTGCTTTCAGAGGGACATAAAATTGAATCTCCGGCATGGCTACCAAATGGCAGAGAAATTATCTTCACTAACGCAGAATCACCAAGCAACTCTAAATTATATTTAGTAGATTTAGTAAAGAAAAATCAAAAAATGGTTTTTACTCCAACGAATGCTTCTTTACCAGATTGGTCTTATTTTTGA
- the tkt gene encoding transketolase: MNHLLLKSMANAVRFLSIDAVQKANSGHPGMPLGMADVATVLFAKYLNHNPDDSKWISRDRFVLSNGHGSMLQYSILYLTGYIGIDELKNFRQLTSKTPGHPEFGLTSGIEATTGPLGQGFATAVGMALAESILAKQFEISHYTYVMLGDGCLMEGISHEAASLAGHLKLNKLIALFDDNDISIDGSTSLSCSDDIEKRFSAYGWNVDKIDGHDFDAISLAIEQAQKSDKPTLICCKTIIGKFSSRAGTSSAHSGAFTEEDVKQMREKLNWNYEPFYVPEDVKNVWMETVKRAKQNYTSLINKELQRRLEKRLPNNIESDLADLKKQICKLMPNEATRSSFGRVMELLNKSMPELIGGSADLTGSNCTKYKHMQAIDSNNYSGSYVHYGVREHAMAACMNGMALHGGIIPYGGTFLVFSDYCRPAIRLSALMKQQVIYVMTHDSIGVGEDGPTHQPIEHLASLRAIPNLYVFRPADAIETLECISIALEKKESPALFALSRQNINYMHSYTDQLVNLSKFGAYILCEYSGKLEVTIFATGSEVEIAVEAREKLQEKGVGTRVISMPCWRLFDEQSDEYKGVILNNDSIKVAIEAGSEVGWHKYIGSNGIFIGMKNFGESAPYEALYKHFNISADYVVKCVCENAFYHSTAHKIT, from the coding sequence ATGAATCATCTACTACTAAAATCCATGGCAAATGCTGTCCGCTTTTTATCAATTGATGCAGTACAAAAAGCAAATTCTGGACATCCAGGTATGCCACTTGGCATGGCAGATGTTGCCACTGTATTATTTGCTAAATATCTAAACCATAACCCTGATGATTCTAAATGGATCAGTAGAGATCGTTTCGTCCTATCAAATGGTCACGGTTCGATGCTGCAATACTCTATATTATATCTGACAGGCTACATTGGTATAGATGAACTAAAAAACTTCAGGCAACTTACATCAAAAACTCCAGGTCACCCAGAATTTGGCTTGACTTCTGGTATAGAAGCAACAACAGGCCCACTTGGTCAGGGATTTGCCACTGCTGTTGGCATGGCACTTGCTGAATCGATTCTTGCAAAGCAGTTTGAAATCAGCCACTACACTTACGTAATGCTAGGAGATGGCTGTCTTATGGAAGGTATAAGCCATGAAGCAGCGTCTCTTGCTGGGCATCTTAAATTAAATAAGCTGATAGCACTTTTTGACGACAATGACATCTCTATAGACGGCTCTACTAGCCTCTCTTGCTCTGATGATATAGAAAAGCGTTTTTCAGCGTATGGATGGAATGTTGACAAAATTGATGGGCATGACTTTGATGCTATATCCCTTGCAATAGAGCAGGCGCAAAAGTCTGATAAACCTACACTAATCTGTTGCAAAACTATTATCGGAAAATTTTCGAGCCGTGCTGGCACATCTTCTGCTCATAGTGGTGCCTTTACAGAGGAAGATGTAAAACAGATGAGAGAAAAATTGAATTGGAACTATGAACCATTTTATGTACCAGAAGATGTGAAAAACGTTTGGATGGAAACAGTTAAGAGGGCAAAGCAAAACTATACATCCTTGATCAATAAAGAACTACAAAGAAGACTTGAGAAACGTTTGCCGAATAATATCGAGAGTGATTTGGCTGATCTGAAGAAACAAATATGTAAGCTAATGCCAAACGAAGCTACTCGATCTTCTTTCGGCAGAGTAATGGAACTATTAAATAAGTCTATGCCAGAACTAATTGGTGGCTCTGCTGATCTTACCGGTTCAAATTGTACTAAATATAAGCACATGCAGGCAATAGATAGTAATAATTATAGTGGCTCTTATGTACACTATGGAGTGAGAGAGCACGCTATGGCAGCTTGTATGAATGGTATGGCTCTTCATGGTGGGATTATTCCTTATGGTGGAACTTTTTTAGTATTTTCCGACTACTGCCGCCCTGCTATACGTCTTTCAGCCTTGATGAAACAGCAGGTTATCTATGTAATGACTCATGACTCAATTGGAGTAGGAGAAGATGGTCCAACTCACCAGCCAATAGAGCATTTAGCTTCTCTGAGAGCTATACCAAATCTGTATGTTTTTAGGCCAGCAGATGCAATTGAAACTTTGGAGTGCATTAGCATTGCACTTGAAAAAAAAGAGTCACCTGCACTATTTGCGCTTTCAAGGCAAAATATTAATTACATGCACTCTTATACTGACCAATTGGTCAACCTATCAAAATTTGGTGCATATATACTATGCGAATATTCAGGGAAGCTAGAAGTGACGATATTTGCTACCGGATCTGAAGTTGAAATTGCAGTTGAGGCAAGAGAAAAATTACAGGAAAAAGGTGTAGGTACAAGGGTCATTTCTATGCCGTGTTGGAGGCTTTTTGACGAGCAAAGTGATGAATATAAAGGGGTAATATTAAATAATGATAGTATTAAAGTTGCAATTGAAGCTGGAAGTGAAGTGGGTTGGCATAAATATATAGGTTCAAACGGTATATTTATTGGCATGAAAAATTTTGGAGAATCAGCACCTTATGAAGCTCTTTATAAGCATTTTAATATTAGCGCTGATTATGTAGTAAAATGTGTTTGTGAAAACGCTTTTTATCATTCCACTGCGCATAAAATTACTTAA
- the lipA gene encoding lipoyl synthase gives MHSKPTWLRAKAPAGKVFNETLNTVKLHNLHTVCEEAACPNIGECWNKRHATVMILGSVCTRACAFCNVATGIPDKLDPHEPENLAKAIKKLNLKHVVITSVDRDDLPDGGANQFIRCIEEIRKITSETTIEILTPDFLNKKGAFEAIAIASPDVYNHNIETVPRLYAKIRPRARYFHSLYLLKMVKQINSKLFTKSGLMVGLGETKEEIFQVMDDLRSAEVDFITIGQYLQPTPKHAKIDRYVTPEEFEHYKYIAYSKGFLVVASSPLTRSSYHAEEDFNRLKACS, from the coding sequence ATGCATAGTAAGCCTACATGGCTCAGAGCAAAAGCTCCAGCTGGTAAAGTATTCAATGAAACCTTAAACACTGTTAAGCTACATAACTTACATACAGTATGCGAAGAAGCTGCGTGTCCAAATATTGGTGAATGTTGGAATAAACGTCATGCTACTGTGATGATTCTCGGTTCTGTTTGTACTCGTGCTTGTGCGTTTTGCAACGTTGCAACTGGCATTCCTGATAAGCTCGATCCTCATGAACCAGAAAATTTAGCAAAAGCAATAAAAAAGTTAAATTTAAAGCACGTTGTCATTACCTCTGTTGACCGTGACGATTTACCAGATGGTGGTGCAAATCAGTTTATAAGGTGTATAGAAGAAATTAGAAAGATAACTTCGGAAACAACAATAGAGATCCTCACTCCTGATTTTTTAAATAAGAAAGGAGCGTTTGAAGCAATAGCTATTGCATCACCTGATGTTTATAACCACAACATCGAAACAGTACCAAGGCTGTATGCAAAAATAAGACCAAGAGCTCGTTATTTTCATTCACTATATTTGCTAAAGATGGTGAAACAGATTAATTCTAAACTTTTCACGAAGTCAGGGCTTATGGTTGGTCTTGGAGAAACAAAAGAAGAAATCTTTCAGGTTATGGATGATTTACGTAGCGCCGAAGTTGATTTCATTACAATTGGTCAATATCTGCAACCAACTCCAAAGCATGCAAAAATTGATAGATATGTTACTCCAGAAGAGTTTGAGCATTATAAATATATTGCTTATTCTAAAGGCTTCTTGGTAGTTGCATCAAGTCCATTAACCCGTTCATCATATCACGCTGAAGAAGATTTTAACAGGCTCAAGGCTTGTAGTTAA
- the dnaJ gene encoding molecular chaperone DnaJ, with protein sequence MNKKDYYDLLEVSRNASTDEIKKAYKKLALKYHPDRNPGNKEAEEKFKEVTAAYEVLSDSEKRAGYDRYGHDGASGGFDFSQAGGDFSDIFNDFFGGGFGGSTSRSRTKRSTTGVSGADLRYDLKITLEDAFKGIQAPIHYVTNIKCNTCQGTGSEGAIKPVQCNTCQGSGRIRTQQGFFTIERTCTTCYGEGEIIQNKCKKCGGSGRKRDEVNISVSIPKGIEEGAKVRVSGKGEAGARGGKSGDLYVCVKIATHQIFTRNRADLHCKVPIRMTLAVLGGEIDIQSIDGAKIKVKVPEGTQTGTKLRCREKGMPYMNSHARGDLYVQVIVETLNPKNLTQKQIELLKALEEEEHESVEQKSEGFFGKVKKK encoded by the coding sequence ATGAACAAAAAAGACTATTATGATCTGCTAGAAGTGAGCAGAAATGCTAGTACTGACGAGATAAAAAAAGCATATAAAAAACTAGCATTAAAATATCATCCTGACAGAAATCCTGGTAATAAGGAAGCAGAGGAAAAATTTAAAGAAGTAACAGCTGCATATGAAGTTCTATCTGACTCTGAAAAAAGAGCAGGTTATGATCGTTATGGTCACGATGGTGCTTCCGGTGGATTTGATTTCAGCCAAGCTGGAGGGGATTTTAGCGATATATTTAACGATTTTTTTGGTGGAGGATTCGGCGGCAGTACAAGTAGGTCAAGAACAAAAAGAAGTACAACAGGAGTATCTGGAGCAGATCTGCGCTACGACCTTAAAATTACCTTAGAAGATGCATTTAAAGGAATACAAGCACCTATACATTATGTGACAAATATAAAATGTAATACATGCCAAGGCACAGGTAGCGAAGGAGCAATCAAACCAGTTCAGTGCAACACATGCCAGGGAAGCGGTAGAATTAGAACTCAACAGGGCTTTTTTACCATTGAAAGAACGTGTACTACATGCTATGGGGAAGGAGAAATAATACAAAATAAATGTAAGAAATGCGGTGGAAGTGGGCGTAAAAGAGATGAAGTAAATATCTCCGTTTCAATTCCAAAAGGCATAGAAGAAGGAGCTAAGGTAAGGGTCAGTGGTAAAGGAGAAGCTGGAGCAAGAGGTGGAAAAAGCGGAGATTTATACGTATGTGTGAAAATAGCTACTCATCAGATCTTCACTCGCAATAGAGCAGATTTACACTGTAAAGTGCCTATAAGAATGACACTAGCAGTACTTGGTGGTGAAATCGATATTCAATCAATTGATGGAGCTAAAATAAAAGTAAAGGTCCCTGAAGGCACTCAAACTGGTACCAAACTACGTTGTAGGGAAAAGGGTATGCCATATATGAACTCACATGCTCGTGGTGATTTATACGTACAGGTAATAGTTGAGACTTTAAATCCAAAGAATTTAACCCAAAAGCAGATTGAGCTATTAAAAGCGCTTGAGGAAGAGGAACATGAAAGTGTAGAGCAGAAATCTGAAGGATTCTTTGGAAAAGTAAAAAAAAAATGA
- the rpsD gene encoding 30S ribosomal protein S4 yields the protein MTTVINRKYRISRRLGVNLWGRAKDSVNKRKYPPGQHGILGFKKLSDFGKQFAAHKKFKFYYAISSKQLRRTFLDAYKRKGYTADNFIGALESRLSSVLYHSGFVPTIYSAKQLISHKHVTVNDKVVNISSYRVKPGDIVKIRERAAKIPILIEAEQKQERKAPDYLEADSKALSVKYLRAPQYSEVPYSADMEVNLVVEFYSR from the coding sequence ATGACAACTGTTATCAATAGAAAGTATAGAATCAGTCGCAGGCTTGGTGTAAACTTATGGGGTAGAGCAAAAGATTCGGTCAATAAAAGAAAATACCCTCCAGGTCAGCATGGTATTCTTGGATTTAAGAAGTTATCTGACTTTGGTAAGCAGTTTGCTGCACATAAGAAATTTAAGTTCTACTATGCAATTTCAAGTAAGCAGCTTAGACGTACATTTTTAGATGCTTACAAAAGAAAGGGTTATACGGCTGATAATTTTATTGGTGCCTTGGAATCAAGGTTAAGTTCTGTTCTATATCACTCTGGTTTTGTGCCAACAATTTACTCGGCAAAACAGCTTATATCTCATAAACATGTTACAGTTAATGATAAGGTGGTTAACATATCAAGTTATAGAGTGAAGCCTGGTGATATAGTAAAAATAAGGGAAAGAGCAGCAAAAATTCCTATATTAATAGAGGCTGAACAAAAACAAGAACGTAAGGCTCCAGATTATTTAGAGGCAGATAGCAAAGCACTTTCAGTGAAGTATTTGAGAGCACCTCAATATTCCGAAGTCCCATATTCAGCAGACATGGAAGTCAATTTAGTAGTAGAATTTTACTCTAGATAA
- a CDS encoding DUF721 domain-containing protein — protein MKNKISKNEIRLILNWKSIVGEELAECTKPQKISYAQNVNSGVLHLLVTNGSKALEMQHMVSLVIEKITVFFGYKAVYGIKIKQGS, from the coding sequence ATGAAAAATAAGATCAGCAAAAATGAAATACGTCTTATTTTAAACTGGAAAAGTATAGTTGGAGAGGAATTAGCAGAATGTACAAAACCACAAAAGATCTCATACGCACAAAACGTAAATTCTGGTGTTCTGCATCTGTTAGTAACAAATGGCAGTAAAGCATTAGAAATGCAGCATATGGTTTCTCTTGTAATAGAAAAAATTACAGTGTTTTTTGGCTATAAAGCAGTATACGGTATAAAAATCAAGCAAGGGAGTTGA
- the iscX gene encoding Fe-S cluster assembly protein IscX: protein MKWLDIEDIAEALEEKFPSKDIISIRFTELKKKILGLKEFDDDEKYCNEKILEAIQAAWIAERS from the coding sequence ATGAAATGGCTTGATATAGAAGATATTGCAGAAGCTCTAGAAGAGAAGTTTCCCAGTAAGGATATAATTAGTATTAGATTCACTGAACTTAAGAAAAAGATCTTGGGTTTGAAGGAGTTTGATGATGATGAAAAGTATTGTAATGAAAAAATATTAGAGGCCATTCAAGCAGCTTGGATTGCAGAAAGATCTTAA
- the dnaQ gene encoding DNA polymerase III subunit epsilon has translation MLSVKQDGLREIVLDTETTGLDVNSHRIIEIGCVELINHIPTGKVFHRYINPERSIDKGAFKVHGISEEFLKDKPLFSEIASEFLNFISSDTLVIHNAGFDIKFLNMELGKLNAKLISSDRVLDTLPLARKKFGPPASLSALCERFGISLESRELHGALIDAELLAKVYVERLQTPLDRCQHAVRNLSLRGHLPSNEEVSEQLDEINVSVHEGVVDRRL, from the coding sequence ATGTTAAGCGTCAAACAAGATGGGCTGCGTGAAATAGTACTTGACACTGAAACTACAGGTCTTGATGTCAATAGCCATCGAATTATCGAAATAGGGTGTGTAGAACTAATTAATCATATTCCAACAGGCAAAGTATTCCATCGATACATCAACCCAGAAAGGAGCATAGACAAAGGTGCATTTAAAGTTCACGGTATCAGCGAAGAATTTCTAAAGGATAAGCCATTATTTTCAGAGATTGCATCTGAATTTCTTAATTTTATATCTAGCGATACTTTGGTAATTCACAATGCTGGATTTGACATTAAATTTTTGAACATGGAACTTGGTAAACTGAATGCCAAATTAATCTCTTCAGACAGAGTGTTAGATACATTACCGCTTGCAAGAAAGAAATTTGGACCACCGGCTTCTTTAAGTGCATTGTGTGAGCGTTTTGGTATATCACTAGAGAGTAGGGAGCTGCATGGAGCGCTAATTGACGCTGAGTTGCTAGCAAAAGTATATGTTGAGCGATTACAAACTCCTTTGGATCGATGTCAGCATGCAGTACGTAACTTATCTCTTAGAGGACACTTGCCAAGTAATGAAGAAGTTAGTGAGCAGTTAGATGAGATTAACGTATCTGTTCATGAGGGAGTAGTAGATAGAAGATTGTAA
- a CDS encoding ribonuclease J translates to MNINKNEFLFLPLGGVGRIGMNVSLYHYQGKWIMIDLGIGFADETMPGVELLIADVDFIAQRKKDLLGIIITHAHEDHCGAVPHLWEDLQCPIYTTKFTVNFLKEKLKEFRLEGVVPVKEVDINGSINLGPFTVEFINVTHSIPEANSILISTEAGSALHTGDWKFDPKPVVGLISNIERLKEIGDKGDLLAAICDSTNILSKHDPESESEIYDNIYNIIKRSKKLVAVSLFASNVARIETISQAAKALNRKVVLLGRSLWRIVKVAQDSGYLTDSPEFLEAKEAVNFPREKLVLLCTGCQGEPLAATARLAAKSHQAFKMQQGDTMIFSSKIIPGNETRAHNMLNAFIEMGVEVITEKTENVHASGHPVKAELREMYSLIKPKMSIPVHGEYIHTDAHVKFAKECGVKKAIMIAPGDIVNLENGEKVSSIDVDYFGIDGMLLRHPECSVIKMRERMRDAGAIVVTAVVNKKNKLLAKPKVFAPGVFEAQKDAAIMQKIIKKVESAFDSQPIKKIRNKIESSIFSILKEYLLKRPIIEVQIEQV, encoded by the coding sequence ATGAACATAAACAAAAATGAGTTTTTATTTCTTCCTCTTGGAGGAGTAGGAAGAATTGGGATGAACGTTAGCCTATATCATTATCAAGGCAAGTGGATTATGATCGACCTTGGTATCGGTTTTGCAGATGAAACTATGCCAGGTGTTGAGCTACTCATTGCTGATGTAGATTTTATTGCTCAAAGAAAAAAAGATTTGCTTGGAATAATAATTACACATGCACATGAAGATCACTGTGGTGCAGTGCCTCATCTGTGGGAAGATTTGCAATGTCCCATATATACAACAAAGTTTACAGTTAATTTTCTCAAGGAGAAACTAAAGGAGTTTCGATTGGAAGGTGTGGTACCTGTGAAAGAGGTAGACATAAATGGCAGCATAAATTTGGGTCCTTTTACCGTTGAGTTTATAAATGTAACTCACTCAATTCCTGAGGCAAATTCAATATTAATTAGCACTGAAGCAGGTAGTGCACTTCATACTGGGGACTGGAAATTTGATCCAAAACCTGTTGTTGGATTAATTTCTAATATAGAGCGTTTAAAAGAAATTGGCGATAAAGGTGATCTACTTGCAGCAATTTGTGATTCAACAAACATACTGAGCAAACACGACCCTGAATCAGAAAGTGAAATTTATGATAATATTTACAATATAATAAAGCGGTCTAAAAAATTGGTTGCTGTCTCGCTATTTGCCTCGAATGTGGCGCGAATTGAAACAATAAGCCAAGCTGCAAAAGCACTAAATAGAAAAGTGGTTTTACTTGGCAGATCTTTATGGAGAATAGTGAAAGTTGCTCAGGATAGTGGTTATTTAACTGATTCTCCTGAGTTTCTAGAAGCAAAGGAGGCAGTAAATTTTCCAAGGGAAAAGCTGGTGCTACTTTGCACAGGTTGTCAAGGTGAGCCACTGGCAGCTACCGCAAGACTTGCCGCTAAGAGTCATCAAGCATTTAAAATGCAGCAAGGTGATACCATGATCTTTTCATCAAAAATCATTCCTGGCAATGAAACTCGTGCACATAACATGCTCAATGCCTTTATTGAGATGGGAGTGGAAGTTATTACTGAAAAAACAGAGAATGTTCATGCTTCCGGACATCCAGTAAAAGCAGAGCTAAGGGAAATGTATTCTTTGATAAAACCTAAGATGTCTATTCCGGTTCATGGTGAGTATATTCATACGGATGCACATGTAAAGTTTGCTAAAGAGTGCGGTGTGAAAAAAGCAATAATGATTGCACCAGGTGATATTGTTAATTTGGAAAATGGGGAAAAAGTTAGCTCCATTGATGTCGACTACTTTGGTATTGATGGTATGTTACTCCGTCATCCAGAATGCAGCGTTATAAAAATGCGTGAGAGAATGAGAGATGCCGGAGCTATCGTAGTGACAGCAGTTGTAAACAAGAAAAATAAACTGCTTGCTAAGCCAAAAGTATTTGCACCTGGTGTTTTCGAAGCGCAAAAAGATGCAGCCATTATGCAAAAGATCATAAAGAAGGTTGAGTCAGCATTTGACTCACAGCCGATAAAAAAAATAAGAAATAAAATTGAGAGCTCAATATTTAGTATCTTAAAAGAATATTTACTAAAAAGACCTATAATTGAAGTCCAGATAGAACAGGTATAG
- the rpmB gene encoding 50S ribosomal protein L28, which yields MSRICELTNRKKSFGNKVSHSNRKTKRTFLLNLHKVTLTSNILEKKFSFRIATRTLRTIDYKGDLDAFLLNTKTIKLSKEAQKIKRRLKKVLAKQEVELAVSDA from the coding sequence GTGAGTAGAATTTGTGAATTAACAAATAGAAAAAAGTCTTTTGGTAATAAGGTATCGCACTCAAATCGTAAAACAAAGCGTACCTTTCTCTTAAATTTACATAAGGTTACATTAACGAGTAATATATTAGAAAAAAAGTTTAGCTTTCGTATAGCGACAAGAACTTTAAGAACTATAGATTACAAAGGTGATCTTGATGCTTTCTTGCTCAACACAAAAACAATTAAACTAAGTAAAGAAGCGCAAAAGATAAAAAGAAGATTAAAGAAAGTTTTAGCAAAACAAGAGGTAGAGCTAGCTGTTTCAGATGCATAG
- a CDS encoding ribose-phosphate diphosphokinase, with the protein MKVIIGSTSKQLGDSIASGLNAQLLPTQVSRFADGEVNVEVANDLRNQEVYIVQSLSSPVNDNLMELLLTIDAAKRSGAKRITAIIPYYGYSRQDRVIKNNNMQSALSAKLTANLIQTAGANSVAAIDLHSSQIEGFFDIPVTNLSCFEVFVNSIYKENLAIVAPDVGAIGRARAFAKILEEKYKLDNDIVVVDKYREKAGTSEVMNVIGEVANKNCVIVDDIVDSGGTLCNAALALKNRGAKSVVSCITHGILSGNAVEKISSSSLDKLVITDTVFHKFEKNDKIEVVSIANILICFMQGGKSAS; encoded by the coding sequence ATGAAGGTAATAATAGGTAGCACTAGTAAACAATTAGGAGATTCAATAGCAAGTGGGCTAAATGCTCAGCTATTACCTACTCAGGTATCAAGATTTGCCGATGGTGAGGTAAATGTAGAAGTAGCAAATGATCTACGTAATCAAGAAGTATATATAGTACAATCTCTTTCTTCCCCTGTAAATGATAACCTTATGGAGCTTCTGCTTACAATTGATGCAGCAAAGAGGTCAGGAGCCAAGAGAATAACGGCTATTATTCCTTATTACGGATACAGTAGGCAGGATAGGGTTATTAAAAACAATAATATGCAATCTGCTTTAAGTGCTAAATTAACTGCAAATCTTATTCAAACAGCTGGTGCAAACAGTGTTGCTGCTATTGATTTGCATTCAAGTCAAATTGAAGGTTTTTTTGATATACCAGTTACTAATCTAAGCTGTTTTGAAGTATTTGTTAACTCTATATACAAGGAAAACTTGGCAATAGTTGCGCCTGATGTTGGAGCAATTGGCAGAGCTCGTGCTTTTGCAAAGATTTTAGAGGAAAAATACAAGTTAGATAATGATATTGTTGTAGTAGATAAATATAGAGAAAAAGCAGGTACATCTGAGGTAATGAATGTAATCGGAGAAGTTGCAAACAAAAATTGCGTCATTGTTGATGATATAGTTGACTCTGGCGGAACATTATGTAATGCAGCTCTTGCTTTAAAAAACCGAGGAGCAAAGTCTGTAGTTTCATGCATTACACATGGAATACTTTCAGGAAATGCAGTTGAGAAAATCTCTTCCTCTTCTCTGGATAAATTAGTAATTACGGACACCGTATTTCACAAATTTGAAAAAAATGATAAGATAGAGGTTGTTTCAATTGCAAATATTTTAATTTGCTTTATGCAAGGAGGTAAAAGTGCCAGCTAG
- the gatC gene encoding Asp-tRNA(Asn)/Glu-tRNA(Gln) amidotransferase subunit GatC, which translates to MPARSTEDVITSLIEFANKRKITITKEEMLKTAQLVRIKLSDDEIQYYSKELTMLDWIHDTLLKVNTEGVSPMRYGTIDKDIHVRDDIINSQNIKEEILSNTKSEHGYFVVPKVIND; encoded by the coding sequence GTGCCAGCTAGATCAACAGAAGATGTTATCACTTCGTTAATAGAATTTGCAAATAAGAGAAAAATAACAATTACTAAAGAAGAAATGCTTAAAACTGCACAGCTTGTGAGGATTAAGTTATCCGATGATGAGATTCAATACTACTCAAAAGAACTGACAATGCTGGATTGGATACATGATACTTTGTTGAAAGTTAATACTGAAGGTGTTTCTCCTATGCGTTATGGAACTATAGATAAGGATATTCATGTACGCGATGATATTATAAATTCTCAAAACATTAAAGAAGAAATATTATCCAATACAAAATCGGAGCATGGGTATTTCGTAGTACCGAAGGTTATAAACGATTAA